The genomic window CGCGGCTCACCCTGCGCCGACCGGCGCCGAAGGACGCAGTCTCGCTCGAAGCCACGATCGACGATGCGATGCTCGCCGGCAACGGCTGGACAGAACGACATGGCCGGGCACTGATCAAGGCGATCGGCGGCGGCCACCCGACTCCAGGGCTTCTCGTGTTCGAGTCGCGGTCGGACGCAAGCGTGATCGGTGGCGCAACTGTGCACCCCACCGGCGACGAGACGTCGTCGCGTTCCATCGGTTGGTGGATCGGCCCCAGTCACCGGGGAGCCGGTTATGCGAGCGAAGCGGTGGCGGCACTCGTCGACGCGATTCACGACGCCGGATATACCGGCGTCGAGATCGGCACGAACGAGTCGAATCTCGCGGTACAGCGCATCTGCGACAAGATCGGCGCAACGGTAGTGGACCGGCGACCGCAGCCGTTGCCGAACGGATCGACTGTCCCTGGAATCTGGTATGAACATCAACGTGTGGTCACAGAACCCACGTGATCAGGTGCTCTCTCCCAGATGTGAATGGGCCCACGACAGCCCGCGGTGGGTCCGGCAGATCTTCGCGTCGATGGTTGTATGGGGTAGAGAGACGGCGAGTAGCGACGTCG from Nocardia bhagyanarayanae includes these protein-coding regions:
- a CDS encoding GNAT family N-acetyltransferase, whose product is MFPTWRIASAKATFQRWPRHATLGLAKSIALVGFPAALIGVAVRAGLPSTATELIVVVWLLLMVATVLVAGWLWAWRVSEVAKKENSARYDVLRDIETSRLTLRRPAPKDAVSLEATIDDAMLAGNGWTERHGRALIKAIGGGHPTPGLLVFESRSDASVIGGATVHPTGDETSSRSIGWWIGPSHRGAGYASEAVAALVDAIHDAGYTGVEIGTNESNLAVQRICDKIGATVVDRRPQPLPNGSTVPGIWYEHQRVVTEPT